A window of Phacochoerus africanus isolate WHEZ1 chromosome 11, ROS_Pafr_v1, whole genome shotgun sequence genomic DNA:
aaaattttatgggagtataattgatttacaacgtgtgttactttcaggtgtacagcaaagtaactctgttatacacatatatgtatatatccattccttttcagattattttcccacacaaGTTACCATACAGCACTGAGGAAATTtccttgtgctgtgcagtaggtcctcATTACATGTCTGTTTCATGTGTGGCAGTGTGTATACCTCAATCCCATCCcatgatttatccctcccccatcatGTTTTCCCCTTGGTAAACACTTCCGGTTTTGAaatccttgagtctgtttctgttttgtaagttctattgcatcgtttctattagattccacgtgCTAGCgatctcacatgatatttgtctttctctgacttactccacttagtatgataatttctgggtccatccattttgctgcaaatggcattatttcatgcttttttagggccaagtaatattacattgtgtatgtgtaccaaaGAGTCTTTACccagtcctctgctgatggacgtTTGGTTGCTTCCGTGTCTCAGCCATCGTCAATAGCATGGCATTGAGCATTGGGGTGCACacatctttctgaattatggttttctctgcatgtgtgctcaggagtggggttgctggatcatatagtagttgcattcttagttttttaaggaacctccatagtagtttcaccagcttacattcccaccaaccctGAAGGAGAGTGCCTTTTCTCCACTCTGtctccagcatgtattgtttgtagattttctgaagatggccattttgactggtgtgaggtgatacctcattctagttttgatttgtgtttctctgacaattactgatgttgagtatcttttttcatgtgctttttggtcgcCTGGAGAATTGATAGAACCTTTAAAGATTAGCTGTAGTTGTGTGAGGTGCAGTGTTCAGAATTCACTTGAGAATGTGGTAATGGCCCCTGGTGCCTGTGATTTCACACTGGAATCTCGAGCATCTTCAGAAATTTGTCCCCAAAGGCACACTATAATGAGATAGCATGTCTGTTACAGTACGACAATGACTTTACATTCGTTACCGTAAGATGAACTCTCGCTTTAAGAAGTAAGATTCTTGTCTTCTGTGGGCTAATCAGTTGTACTGATTTGTAATAACAACTTGAGAACATTTTACTCTCCAAAGTTGTGTTTGCAATCACAAGCCTTAGTGGAGAAACCGGGCAGATGTGATCCAGCCGTCTGTTACCCAGTGACTTTGGCTGAATTAACCCAAGTTTCTATAGGCTAGTTAATGTATAAATATGCGTAATTAAAGTCACCATGATTCCTCGTTTTCCCACCCATGAGACTGGAATCTCACAGGGTCTTTCAATGGTATTTAATCTTGGTCCTCAGCCAACAAGTATTATGCTGTAAAATTCACTAACTTTAAGATACTTTTGGGgcttaaaatttgaaaacatcttGGAAAAACTTCCTTTGCTTATTGTTCTAAAGGCCTAGGCTAACAAGGAACCAGAGAGTTTGGACAAAGTCGATAATCTAAAGCCAGAAGACTTGGAGCTGCGTTTCAACCTGGCGACTTGCTGTGTGGGCATGGACCTGGGtacatttcttaactttttaaggTGGGATTTTATTCAGCTGTATATTGTGTTACGActgaattattttgttctgtatTACTCTAATCTGAAGCCTTACTACATTAGGAAATGATAAGATTTATCTGAATGAATGTAGTTAATTATGTCCTAGATATTAAACATATAACATTTTGCCCAGTGATTATATTATTTCAAACTAATTGAGAAAATAATATTCAGTGGTAAATGaatttataatacatttataatagCTGACTTCATTAATAGTCTTAATTTGAAATTACTTTCTATTTGTTCTTTGTCTtagtaagaaaattttatttctctttttaaaacttggTCTGATTTTACTGATAGAAATTATAAACTTTGTGATAACCAGGCACATTTCTTATACATTAGCTCTTAGAGTGTAGAAAGGTAATTTGTTATCCACACATTTCCAAGAGATTTGACTTCATCTTAATTATCCTTTAATTTCATTTACAGCATAGTTACTAAAGGAATGGACTGTATTCAAACTACCTGAGATTCACGTCTTCATTCTACCACTTTCCATGTAAACCTAACTAGGTTACATTTCCAAAGTCAGCTTCATCATCTATAAATGAGGTAAGAATACTTAATATTATTTCAcgtaaattaaaatagaactgtATACATAAAATTCCTAACCCAAGACAGGTCAtttagtaaatgttcaataaatgttagctatttctCAGTTTCCATTACATATTCTAATATAATTAGACCATTCTAATTATTCTCGtaaatcttatatttttaatctttagctCAAAGGCCACTTTAAGTatgttttataactttataaaGAGCAAAAAACTACACATTTTTTGAAGCAGGTTTTACAGTGTTACTGctgaagacaatttaaaaaatatagaatgctcattatttataaataagctTTATACTCTATAAAATAACAGAGATACTTTTTTATTCTAACATAAAAAATTAGTGGAAACCTAGCttgaataatttatttgtttgtaataacttatatgcatattaacaaaaaggaaagcatcacattttaaaacttctttaatTTAATGTGTCATCACAGGTTGATTTTGGCAGCAGCTGCGTCATCTCATGGgttccctgggggaggggaaccaCACTGCAGGGACAGAGTTCATTTCATTGGGCTTAACAAATGACCCAACCCTGCAAACCATCCTCTTCGTGATCATCCTGTGTATCTACCTGGTGACCATATGTGGCAATCTCAGCACAATCATTCTTGTCAGACTCTCTCCTCAGCTCCGTCatcccatgtattttttcctgagCCACTTGGCCTTTGCTGACATGGGCTATTCATCTTCCGTCACACCCAGTATGCTTGTAAATTTCCTGGTGGAAAGAAACACCATCTCCTATCCTGGATGTGCTGTCCAGCTGGGTTCAGGTGCTTTCTTTGGGTCAACGGAGTGTTTCCTTCTGGCTGCCATGGCATATGACCgctttgtggccatctgcaacccactgctCTATTCCACGAAGATGTCCACACCAGTCTGTGTTCAGTTACTCCTCGTGTCTTACATGGGTGGTTTTCTCAATGCTTTCTCTTTTACGATTTCCTTCTATTCTTTACTCTTCTGTGGACCAAATCTGGTCAAtcactttttctgtgattttgCCCCCTTGCTGGAACTCTCCTGCTCTGATGTCACTGTTCCTGCACTTGTCCCCTCATTCACATCTGGCTCCATCATTGTGGTCACAGTGGTTGTCATAGCCACTTCCTACATCTACATCCTCATCACCGTCCTGAAGATGCCCTCCACTGAGGGGCGCCacaaggccttctccacctgcacCTCCCACCTCACCGCGGTCACTCTGTTCTATGGGACCATCACCTTCATTTACGTGATGCCCAAGTCCAGCTTCTCCACTGACCAGAACAAGGTGGTGTCTGTGTTCTACATGGTGGTggtccccatgctgaaccccctCATCTACAGCCTCCGGAACAAGGAGGTTAAGGGGGCTCTGAAGAGACAGCTGTGTTAAAAACTTTTAACTTCTTGTTCTGTGCATCCATTCTCCTCCCAAGTTGTTTGATCATATTTACGATCATTACTCTGGACTCTTTGGTAGATTGCCTGTCTCCAGTTCACTTCAGTTCTTCTTCCTTCATCTGGAGCACATTCCTTTGCCCCCTCATTCTCAGGTGTGATTTGTGTTTTTATGTCTGTGGTATGTTTGTTGTGTTTATTGACCTTGGAGAGGTGACCCTCTTTAGGAGGCATCCTGTGTTTCCCAGGAGTGTATTCCCCTCTTGCCACCCAAGATCTGTGCTCTAGGGGTTCCCCCGAGAGGGCTGCATGAGTCCTTCTGTTGTGGCGGGCTGATGGGTTGGTCGCCAGGCTCTGCCTTGTGCGGATGATGCTGGCTGCTATTTTGTCAGACCTGGTCACAAGGCCACTGGTTGTGGAACCCTAGGGGCCCCTGGGGGTTGGTGCTGTCTTACAGGTGGGTGGAGGTAGGGTCTCAAAGATGCTGGGGCTGCTGCCCACCCACTGGCAGCTGAAGCCAGATCCTGGGGCTAGCACTGGCTTGCCATCAGGAAGAGCTGGATCTGGGAGTCTGGCTGCAGGGCCGAGGGATCTGGGAGCTCATTTCAGATTTCTGGGAGCTGGGCTTTTCCTGACAAAGTTAGGTATGTGCTCTGGAGTGCCCTGAAGGTTGCATTGGTCTGctagtgggcagggccagggtccAGCTGGTCCCAGGGTGGGGTCTGGTTTGCTGTTGGGGAACTCTGTTTGCAGGTGGGGGGATGGTAGTTTTCCGctcctggtgtctgcccccttggtGGCTGAGGCTGGTCTAAAGGCCTGTGCAGGCTTCTGGGTGGGaagggctggtgcctgcccagtgGTGGGTGGAGCTTGGGTTCTTCTTCTCTGGTGGGCAGGGTCCTGTTTAGGGCCTTGTCTAGAGGCAGCTGTGGGTTCTAAGAGAggcctttaggcagcctgtctgctgatggctAGGGCTGGGTCCCCACCCacttggttgtttggcctgagccatttcagggctgcacctgcaggcctaagCCGGCCTAAGGAGTctcagtgctgcacctgcaggctgTTAGGCTAATGAGCTAGGAGATTTTCAAAATGGTGATCGCCAGCCCCGAGAGCATCAGAGCCAGTGTCTACACAGTTGAAGTAGCTCCCAGCAATGGCTGCTGCCACCACCTATGTCCCTGGGTGACCTGCAACCATGCCCACCTTTCCAGGAGACTCTCAAACACcggcaggtaggtctggcccaggctcctatcaAATTCCTGCTTTTGGCCTGGGCCCGGGTGTGTGTGGGcttttgtgtgtgtcctttgaGAGTGGAGTCTATTTCCCCTGGGGCTGTGGGGGAGTCAGTCCCTCCTGGGCcctcaaagccaaatgctctggggtcTCATCTCTCAGTGCCAGACTCCTGGGCTGGGGGGCCtggtgtggggctcagaactctggCTTCTGTGAGAGAAACTGCAAAAAGATTAGTCTCCATTTTGCGGCTCACCCACCTGAGGCAGTGGGGCCTGATGGCATTGTGAGTCCGCCCTTTCTCCCTATtttgttgtggttccttctttatgtctttagctGTATAAGACTTTTTCTGGGAGGTTCTAGTCTTTTTCATTGATGGCTGTTCTGCAGGAAGTTGTGACCCTGGCGAGCTCAGGGGCCTTTTACTCTGCTGTCTTGGCTGCTCTCTCAAACCTGGCAATGAGCTGTGAAATCACCTCTTTTTGTTTGACGAagactgcttttcctttcctttgtgccTAGTCGAATTTCCTGTGCTTGCAGGAGGTTGTGCACAGAGGCCTCGCACCTGGCACTTCAGACCACGGCTCCTGCTGTGGCCACATCTCAGCTCAGAAGTGCAGGGAAagcttgtttaaaaaatattttcttattttctttgtaattttttttagtatttgatATAGTGATggaccataaaattaaaaaaaatggacaaatggtGTCTGTGCTCAAAATATATTGGTCCATATGTCATTAGCCAATGTAGAGGCTCTTTGTATAGCAGGAGGTAGATTTTCTGATATCAAAGAGTAAATCAGAGGCCCACAGGCCttttaataaattgaaatttaatttttaagtaacaCAAATTGGCTAACATGAAAAATAACATgcagaaaattctttaaaattttattcatatctGTTCAAAAGTTGTACTCTGCCGTACGTTAAGATTGCTGTACCTCCAAGCCTCTAAGACTGTCTTTCGACAGCAGCTTGTCCTGGAGTGAATGTGATCATTACGAGTACGACTGAGGACCCTCTGGGGGGGTGGCCAGGTGGAGCCCGACAGTGAGATTCCTGGAGGTGCTGCTCTGGTCCTGTCCTCTGCGACGATGGGCTTCGGGGTCATAAATGCTCACTTGTGTTCCTGGTGAGTCCCCAGCCTCGTTGTCAGAGGCTTCACAAAAGACCAGGATGAGACGCCCCGATGAGCCCGCTGCCAGTCAGGACAGGCGCCTTCTCTGTGGAAATAAGCGTGGTTCCTGAATCCCTTGGGGCGTGAGCAAACGCGAGTTTTAAGTGCCTTGTTCATGGTCAGACGCACAGCTTGTTAAGAAAACTTGTGGGAACTAGATTGTGTTTCCCTTGTGAAGTTTTAATCTCTGATGACTACCATATTTATTTCTCGTTCCATGTGCCCTATTTAGTGCCTTAGACAAAgcatttttgtctgtttgatcTCAAACACAAATTGTCTAAAACTAAAGTAATTTTCACCTTCCACTCCCAATTTTCTCCCCTTCAGTGTTCCCTATCCCAGTAAGAGGCACTATCATTCAATTAACATAGTGATTAGAAACCTGAAGGTAATTACTTTTTTCCCTCCACAAACCTGCATTCAATGACAAAATCACGTACCTTCTGAGTCCAGTATTGATCTCCTATATTTCGTTTTTATTGTCAGCACTTTTATTTCCATCTAACAccttatgcatttattttataacagtaCTCCTATAATagctaattttatgtgtcaaattgGCTAGGCTATGGTGATCCGTCGTTTGGTCAAACATTAGTCTTGATGTTGCtgggaggtgttttttttttttttttttacatgttactAACATTTAAATCACTAGACTTTGAATCAAGTAAATTACTGTCCATAATGTGGGTGGCCCTTATCCAGTTAGTTGAAAGCCTTAAGAGTGAAAACTTAGGTCCCCTGAAAAAGGATTTTGTCTCCAGGCTGCCCTTGGACCTAAGATTGTGACAACTCTTTACTGGAATTTCCAATATGCTGGATTGCCCTGCGGACTTTGGAATTGCCAGCTTTCATAATTGTGTGAACCAATTcctttaaaacagcaaaaacaacaacaaaaatatcataATGGTTCAGTTTTTCTGGATTATCCTCGCTAAAAGTACCTTAGGTAggatttcctcttccctctcttgcTTGCTTTCATCTCGTTCTCCATACACCAACCATAGCATAAATCTAAAGAGATTGGTTCCTTTGTTAATATTCCCCCGACTTTGAATGAAGGCAGCAATTCTTAGGGTGCCTTACAAAGTCCTGAACGTGGCCTCTGTTTATTCCTATCTCTCTGCACTCTTCTCTCACTTCCCAAACAGTCAAGCGCTGGATATCACTGGTATTCTATTAAAACCTTAAGTATGTCCATATTCTTTGCCGCCTCAGGACACTCTCACATGCAGTACCTGtgtctgaattcatttttttcctctctccggGGTAACACCTACTTATGCCATAGCTACCAATCTAAACGTTTCTTCCCCTGTTCTTGGACGCCTTCTTCAGGCTTCAGATGAAATTAAGGACACCTCTTATTCCCTGTAGACCCCCTGCATATTTTTTCTAGAATCTCCCTGCACTTGCAGCTACAGattcatatttgttttttccaaaatCCCAGAGGCTTCATACGGATGTCctcaatgtctttctttttctgtgcgtCTAATTTTTACATAGTTCCtggaaaacaataaatatatatttgatatgtaGGAATTAATGTATGAATGACAAgttaaaaaatgagaggaaagaggaggtTTCTCTTCTAGCATGAACCACTAGCTTGGGTGCCTTTGAATCTGTTGAATGGAGCCCGATGGAAGtgattgaatgtttgtgtccgATCCTGCTACACCTGTGATAGGTTTTGTGCAAACCCATGCTCACCGCGATTACACGACTGCCTTGACGCTGTTTAACTCAGATGGGCAAGCAGCGTCTTAGCCTGGCTTAGCTATGTGATTAACCCCCTGCTGAACAGGGTCTCCTTTAGGCCTTGGCACGGTTGGAGAACTAGAACATGTCAAAGTCAAGTGTCAGAGCAGTAGTAGCAGGAGTCTTACTTAGCAAAGGAGCTACCGTGAGGCTGTTCACTATTTTCCACTATTCCCGTGGTTTACAGGAGCGACCCAGTGAATCCTGAGAATAACCccaagaggtttttttaaattcgTATTTTACAAGcgatgaaactgaggcacataaAGTTTAAGCAAAATCTTAAGGTCCCAAATATCCTCTTAATACTCTGACTTCCTTAAGGCATGTGCTCTTGGCAGAGGGGCAGAATGAGGGGATTTGAGAATCCTTCACCCCTAGAGGGTCTTGATTTTTCTGTGACATGTTTTCATTCTTGCTAACCCTTTCTCTTCAAAGTAAGTATACAAATTTCTACATTTGGATATGTCACGAAAACTTGTATTGGACCAACTTTgtttcacaaaataaataataagctggcaaaatattaaatgtttgaaGGCATAGACTTCTGGTTTCACTGAAGACATTGCTCCACCCCCCTCGAGTCCTTCATTTATTGCTAAAAACACTCAGAGAGGTAacaacaagcaagcaagcacagGAAGGCTCtgaaaaaggcagagaagggCAGCTCCTAAGGACTTTGGACCTGAGGAAAGCACATCATAGTAAGTCCCTGCATGTTCTTCTTGTTTTTGTATATCCTGTACAGGGCACTGCACAGGCCTCCAACTCAGTATCACCAAGAGACCCAGAAAAAAAAGGCTCTAAGAAAAATTCTATTCCTCCTAGCCAAAGAACTGGGAAAAAGGCAGCCTTAACAGAATAGAAACTCTTTTGTCAATACTTGGCCCTACTCCAGACAAACACCAGTGGAAAAATTGTACCTGTCTCCCACCTCCAGAATTCTTTGGGGCCAAACAGGGAGCTGTTAGTCACGCCACCTACCCTTTGACTTCCCTGCCAAGGTATTGTCACTGGGGTCCAGCACGGAAATGAGCTTCCCTCGTCATCTGGCAGAGATGAGACAATGAGGGAGTACTAGTTGGTACTCTGCTCCCTGTAACCACCCCCCCTTGTGAGTGGGGGCCCAGCGGGTACTTGAGCTTCCATTTGCACCTGCAACAAAGCAGTGTGAACCAGCTATGCACATCCTTCCTCTAGTGGCAGTGGGCCCAGAGCTGACCTTACCTGGAGGAAAGGAGGTTGGTGTCACACTGTAACTGAAAAGGAGACaacagggcagggtggggagctGAACTTGCATTCCTTTCATCTTCAAGGAGGCTGGGGGAGTCAGCCTGTTTCTGACAGAGGTGTCAGTAGTTTTCAGCAGGAgtctggacacacacacacacacacacacacacacctggtaGTTGCAGCGATGGGGACATCTCCTAAAGAAAGACTGAACCTGACCTGGAGTCTCGTAATATAATATCCTGAGTGTCTCCGATACAATAAAAATCACTGTCATACCAAGAACCAGAAAACTCACAACTTCAATGAGAAGAGAGAGGATATGCCCATATCAGGTGGACAATACGTTGAAATTatctgacaaggattttaaagcagaCATCAGACAATGTTTCAAGATTCCATCATAAACTTTCTCTacacaaacgaaaaaaaaaatggaaactttcagcaaagaaatagaattataaaaaataatgaagggaAATTTCTAGATCTGAAAAATATCATCACTGAAGTTAAAATCTTGCTGGATGGGTACAACAGTAGCATCAAGAGGACAGAGGATAAATTAGAGGACTTAAATAAAGATGAATAGAAATACCTGATCTAAACAAAgaggaaattggaaaaaaaaaaacagctacacGGATCTGTGAGGCAATAAAAATGAGCTAACATTCATATATTGGGAGTCctataaaaagaggagaaagaagggttattgaataattatttaaggaaatgatggctgaaatttcccaaatttggtgAAAGAGATTTAGGAGGCTGAGAATTCCAAAGAAATCCACATGATTACACATCACgattaaatttctgaaaattaaaaccaaatatcTTGAAAGCACACAGAAAGGACCCATGacttaaagagaaaaagcaatatgaaagaaaacaaatttatcatCTGAAACCTTGACGAGGGGAAGGGAGATCATAATGTTTTTCAAGtactaaaagcaaaaaactgtCAAACATAAATCTACATCTGgcaaaaatatccttcagaaatggaggataaataaaagtatttcaaTTAAAGGAAAGCGATGGGAATTTGTTCCCAACAAAACTACCTTTAGGTAATGGCTAAAGCAGTTctctaaaaagaaagtaaatgttaAGGAAAGACTTggaatttcagaaattaaaaaatacatagacaaaataaaaaggcaatttaGCAAAAAGACGTGAGATTCAGGTAAAGCAGAGCTGAGAGGGAAATTTGCAGCACTAACTGCTTATATTACTGAAAAGGGATGTCCtagaaaatataatattgaaaGAGAAAAGTGGTAGGAATCACTCTGTTGATAGTGATGCTGTCTATATAGCTGCAGTCATGAGGACACTGCTACTGGTTGAAGAACAGAAGAATAGATCAATGAAGCTGAATAGAAAGTCTAGAGAAAGCCCTACACAAGTATGAGAGTTATTTTGTTAAAAGGTGCAGAAGGAAtccaagaaagaaggaaggcttTTCAACAAAGGGTGCCAGGATAATTGGACATCCTTAGAGGGGGAAACCACATATACCTAAGTCATATTTATACAAGAATTTACTCAAAATAGATCATGGAGTTCAATGTAAAATGTAGAACTACAAACTATaaacctttagaaaaaaaatagaaatattcgAGATATAGGACTAGTCACAGACTTCAGGAATTGACATTAAAACTACAATCCAAAACCAGAAAGATTCACCCAACTACTATCAAGAAAATTCTATGTtctgaaaaatgttttcattttcctatatgctcatatgtgtatatgcatacatattgcatatacacatattttaaaatgtttttcttctttaaaatttaattttattgaagtataattgatttattgtattatgtaaatttctgctgtatagcgaaGTGATTCAGCCATGTACATATTCATTATCATAGAACATTGATTCCTTATGCTGTATGGCAGGTCCCCATTGATCCTCCATCCCATGTATAAAATTATGACGTTGCCATTCCCAAACCCccaatttctctctccccataccctttccctttggtaaccataaacttgttttcaaaatctgtgagtcttttctgttttgtaaacaagttcatttgtaccattttaaaattccacttatAATTGATATTGTAtgctctttgtctttctctgacttaattcgtgtagtatgataatctctaggtccatccacgttgctgcaaagggcacaatttcattcttttttattgttgagtaatattccattgtatatatgtaccatatcttctttatccattcctctgatgatggacatttaagttgcttgtGCTGGGGCCGGGGATAAAAACCAtatcaccacagagacaagctggatccttaacccactgcaccacagcaggaactccttggctattgtaaatagacctgcaatgaacattggggtaaatgtatcttttcaaattatggttttctcggTATACATGTCCATGAGtgggaaatgctggatcatttagtgttttgaggaatctccatactgtttaccatagagatttttaccaatttacatttccaccaacagcgtaggagggttcccttttctctacaccttctccagaATATATTGTTTgcagtctttttgatgatggccattctgactggtatgagatatttcattttgatttttgagcatcttttcatgtgtttttcagccatatgtatgtcttcttgggagaaatgtctatttagatcttatggccatttttgattattttgtttgtttatttgctattgggctgcatgagttgtttgtatattttggaaattaatcactTGTTGGCcactttttttgaaaatatttttgcccattctgtgggttgcatttttattttatgatttcctttgctatgaaaaacttttaagtttaactaggtcccatttatttatttttgtttttattttcattacttcaggaggtggatccaaaagcATACTGCTGttattatgtcaaagagtatatATATCCTGCCCATGTACTTATCTAGGAATTTTATATCCGGTCTTAAATTTAGGCctttaaatcatttttgtttatttttgtacatggtgcgaagaaatgttctaatctcattcttttacatgtgctgtctggctttcccagcaccacttactgaagaggctatcttttttccattgtatattattacCTCCTTTgacatagattaattgactacaggtgcatggatttatttctgagctttctatcctttACCAcggatctatgtttctgtttttgtaccagtaccatacaattttgttgaccttagctttgtagtataaagtcagggagcttgatgcCTTCAactccgtttttctttctcagcatttctttggctattgtgatcttctgtgtttccatacaaattttgggattttttgttcttgttctgtgaaaaatgccattggtaatttgatagggattgtattgcagctgtagattgccttgggtagtatatctattttgagaatattgatttttttcaatccaagaacatggtatacctttccatctgttcatgtcatctttaattttttttaaatctgcgtcttatagttttcagagtataggtcttttt
This region includes:
- the LOC125111626 gene encoding olfactory receptor 478-like, encoding MGSLGEGNHTAGTEFISLGLTNDPTLQTILFVIILCIYLVTICGNLSTIILVRLSPQLRHPMYFFLSHLAFADMGYSSSVTPSMLVNFLVERNTISYPGCAVQLGSGAFFGSTECFLLAAMAYDRFVAICNPLLYSTKMSTPVCVQLLLVSYMGGFLNAFSFTISFYSLLFCGPNLVNHFFCDFAPLLELSCSDVTVPALVPSFTSGSIIVVTVVVIATSYIYILITVLKMPSTEGRHKAFSTCTSHLTAVTLFYGTITFIYVMPKSSFSTDQNKVVSVFYMVVVPMLNPLIYSLRNKEVKGALKRQLC